One Epinephelus fuscoguttatus linkage group LG16, E.fuscoguttatus.final_Chr_v1 genomic window, ttgtgttttaatggttttaggTATGTTTTTTGCTAGCGAAATTCGCCTTAGCATTATCACTAACCAAGCTAGAAGCTAACATTAGGTTAGCTCtagcctctcatccaaatactttcaattctggctccaaaaatccaacatgGTGACAGTCAAAATTTCCAAACTCGAGTTccaaatgggagtccacaaaccagtggctGACATCATGGTGGTTGCATCTGTTATTAAAGTCCATGGATAACACCTGAAAGAAATACTCAACCACAAAGTGATCATTTGTAAATATACatcatttgttttcctcacatgcctccgcagtgaacggagaatccaaaaactgagaaaattcttgatgaattggagtaaaAGAGGGCCATGTCTAATGTCAgcacaacaaaatcaaaacatccgttgacaaactctcacacaacttgtgcagtatgaTATAGCACGTGTTTGAACTCAGCTCATGCATGGACAGAGTTCAAACGTGGACCCCCCTTTTACTCCAATTTACtaagaattttctgttttttggattcttcgttcaccatggaggcaaagcaaaattttcttcacaaattcaacataacatggggtgagtaacagatacacacatggTCATGTTGTGGGTGAAGTTCCTCTTTAACCAAACTTGGTTGGACAGCAGTCAAAGTACAGTTtccaagaaaaagaaatatgatATTGtgcgttttattttgaaatgtgagTAGAATCAACATGACTTTATTGAAAACTCTGCAATAGTGCAATAGTTGGGTAAATTGTATTTAGCGATAaattcattgttgtttttgcttCAGTGGTAAAACAAATGCTTAATTGTTAACACTTTAAATTGAATTATATTGACAGATATTACTTGTACCAAGAGGTGCAGGCCAGCTAACCTTggctttgtcttttatttgtcCTTGTCTCAGCAGGTTTGGTTCCAGAACAGAAGAGCCAAACAGCGAAAGCAGGAGCGGGCTTCACACAAAGTTCTCCAAGTGGGTGTGTTGCCGGGCCACAGGGCGCTGCTGGGAGGCATGCATGTCCAGCCGCCCAGCATGGCTCGACAGTACTACACCCAACCTCTGGCTCACATCCCCCGCCTCCCCCCAATGCTGCCCTCTGGGGCGTACTCCCACCACCCAGGCCCGGCGGCCCAGTGCCCCTGCCCCAGCATCCCACCCCAACCAGCCACCCAGCGGCAGCATGAGGACTGGTACAGCCCGCTGAGGAGCAACATCACCTCGCCCATGTtctcactggcctccatgcagCCTCTGGAGCCGGCATCGCACTGGAGCTGAGAAGTTACAGAGGCCAATTTAAACAGTCAAATATTAcatgaaaatcatttttaatctcTATTCAGCTGCAGAAAATTGAGTGATTGTGCACAGTCCTTTTCAGCTTGTtttacattcacacactcttATTCATCTAAGTAAAGTGTTgactcatttcatttttatttgcccAAATAGTCTGTCGTTTCAAATGCAAAAGGTCCActtttgtaattaaaaaaaaaacctccatcAGAAATTCAAGTTTGTGGATATGTAGAAAAGAATTGTGCACAAATTATATCAGCGATAAGACTCCACAGACCAATGTGCTTTATGGTTACCTGAGTACAGATTTGAAGCAGAAAACTGCTTGAATATCAGCACTCAAAGCTACAACactgacaaagacacacatttaTGTTACAAGTACAAATTCTGCCCCTGATTTTGGCTGTAAAAGTAACTTCACTGCCATACACAACGTAGGAACTTTGACTATTGTCTTTACCGCAATTTAAAGGaaagttaaaatgttttgtttttatctgctaAATGTGTGCACCATCTTGTGCGTGATGAGGGAAACaccggtatttttcaacctggatccaAATTTTTGCCATGCTTTTATATCTAAGTGACTTATAGAAACAACAATTAGCTACAGTGTTGCAGCCCACAGCGGCGAGAAagactgcaatgtaaccacttggggcaggAGTACCCCTAAATTTACATCTGTTAAAAGAGCTTTTAaaagagcttgtttttgccactgataggcTCAAATTGTTCTTatgagtgtctgacaacattacagaaagaaccttacagagaaattaaacattCTTCTCTACCTTTAGCTTGTTCCAGTCTGTTTCGTGTCCAAGTCTCACTAAAGGAGAAATCTCCTGAACTCCTGCAGACTTTTTCATGTTGTGGGAATCAGCTACatattcagccatgacactCAAAGTCTTTTAGATACTGTAagactctctttctctcttacaACTTTCCCTCCTGTTTCTACTGTTTTCTTGCTGCAACACTTCCTCTGAGATTTCAGAACACGACTTCTCCTTTAGTGAGACTAGGAATCAAAACAGACAAGAACACACGAAAGGTATGGAAAaacttttcatttctctctgGTGTCCTTtcagtaatgttgtcagacacttgtaaaactaatctgagcctgtcagtggcaaaaacgaGCACTTTTAGTGAATGTAAATTGAAGGGGCGAACCTGCCctaagtggttacattgcagcctgttctgctactacagctgcagccctctctctcaatgctggaccaatttcaaaaatgtttgttcCCACGAGTCactaagacacaaaaatacagcaaaaaagGATCCAGGCTGAAAAACCACCAGTTTCCCTGGTATTTCTACTATTTCTTTCTTGGTGCATCTAACAAATAAAGATTTCAGATTCCCAAAGTCTTTTTCACGTGATTTCATGAATGCAACATTGTAGGACTCCACACAACAGTCCATTAAAAAAGATATCACCAGGGTGTCGGTattgtagtggatagtgccggcgccccatgtacagaggtgaTGCGTCGCTGCAGTGGTCGCAGGTCagcccccactctctctctctctcaccccctttcactctgtcctatacaataaaggcaaaaaagcccaaaaaataatctttaaaaaagaaaaagaaaaaaaaagacatcaccAATAGGAGCCTGTAGAttacagtttttattatttcacattCCAGAGACAACACAGTTGCATCTGTTAtgctttcagtttgtttgttttttttaaaatataattaacAACCTGAACTGATTGAAGAATCAATACTGAACGGCAGAAATATAGAATTCATCCACACTTTAGAAACAATCAAAGATGGATTCAACAAATGTtgagacactcacacactcagccATGACATTTGATTCGTATCTGTTTGAAAGGCAGCTAATGATTTGAAGCAAAAACATGTTGAGTTTGATGCTTCCTAACACTTTGACTGGAAACCTGTGAAGCATTTTAACAActgcagtggcagcagcatcaACCAGTGTGCTTTGAGTCGAGATTATCCAGTGATAAAGAATCAGCAGCACAGCGCTgtgatacatacatacattcattcattctatgACGTTAGATTTATGTCAAGTATCAGCTGGCTCACAGACTGCACAGTGACGATGATGGTGATTGGCTCATGTCATATCTTTATGAAAATAACAGCAAATGCAACCCCAGGAAGAGACATGTTGGGCTGATGAACCACTGCTGAATGGAGACTCTGCAGGCAACATACAATATAGTGCTCTACCTGCGACCTCATCAGTTCAGCATGGTTCTCTCCtctcgacacacacacacacacacacacacacacacacacacacacacacacacacacacacacacacacacacacactacatcaGGCTACTGTACATCTGATTAAGTCAAGGCCACTTTCTAATGTCATGAGAACGACCCGTTTGTCCCATCCTCATCACAGACAACGAATGAAATGGATACACAGAAGGAATCATTTGGTCCACAACATTGAGTGTCACACAACCACAGTGTGTTCATgtaaatgagtgtgtgtctgcttggGTCCAGTATGCACACTGTACAGAGTGAAACCAGTTTTAAATGGAAACTGGGGTCCAAaaaagtgatgacattctgtTTAGATGCTATTGCGCTACCACAGTGAATTAAGTATAGCACCGTCAAAAGAAGCACACACACTATTAGAGTGTTTAGACTGTACGTATAAAGGGCCAATTCACCCAAAACCTTCCAAAATTAGAAGTTGAAGATAGTCTGGGTTTTATTTGCCACGGTCTTCCAACACGTCTAAAAATGACACAGAGTAATGTCCAGGGGACTCTGAGGAGTTTGTATTGATAGTTGTATTAGTTCCAAGTGAAGGTATTGGGCTTTTACTCTGTACGCATTTTGGGAAAAGTGATCTCAGAGATCACTGAAACCTCACCAAACTGAATTAACAGTATACATGCATGGTAAGATATCATGAGGGGTTAGGTAATGGTGTTTGTCAGTGATATtgagtgaactgaccctttaaaaaaaGGCATGCTTTCAAGGAACCTACAAAAACAGAAGGTGCAGATGTGTCACTGCAGCACAAGCATACACCAGAGTCCAACTAAAAAGACCCTTTTCTCATCCTCCTTTTGTGTTGCTTATTAAATTACTGGTATAATCACTTTTGCTGCTACCAGCTTGgacatcactttaaaaaaaacgaTGTGTCACAAGCTTATTAAGTACAAAAATTTCCAGAACTTGGACATTAATCACCAATAACCCTGACTGATCGCCAACAACGCTTAGACGATGGTTTCTAGACAGCTTGGTggcttctcttctcttctctgcagattccttgttgttgttgttgttgttgttgttgttgtggacATGAAGAATGCCAGCGCTCCACTGACATCTTACTCTAATGATTTGGCAAACTCTGCATAATCTATATACCCgtcattgtttttgtcatcaTCCTTCAGAACATCGTCAATAAGAATTATAAGGTCCTCCTCTTTCATTGGTGCgctgttctctcctctctcctgagAAGGAAACaagataataaaacaaaaatagtttGTATGTGTGACGACAATAAATACTGGTCATTACATACACTATTTATATGGCAAATAAAGTAAGTTTGGATTCTGTTTAGTTTTGCTTGATCCTCGCCCCTCTCTCTTTATATACTTTCCTCTTTCGCACTTATTTGGTAATGCGGTACTGTCGCTTTGTGGAaatcggaaagagggaggagagaaggcgtggagtgggttttacacacatcacaccaatcaaatgagcccctctcctcgcccttaaatgcgccgcacgaaggcgtaatgagaatttactcaattcaccatggcagaagagagcagcagcgtcagatggccaaacttctctcaggaggaaactgatgttttggtctgggaggtccaagcagacctccacgggctgatgatgcaaaggtagcctgggaggaggtcaccacaattgtaaatcaatgttgtgtttctctcatgcgcacgtgcgctctctctttctctctcgcagtctcactctgtttcttttcttttgacttttctaagatgacagatgctgaatatatactccctatctgaagctgtggctgtttgtggttggctgagagggatgtgaactcattagtttgctgctgtttgttgggtttccattacgcgtgccaaacgtgccaaacggtgccaatcccctttgatctgacatcagatgtgacgggacagtcgatatagagatacatttatgtgctgattgcagatagttgcattgaatagtgttttttgggtatttattgcatcgttaatgtgcctgatattctggaaacctgcctgtgaggttttggtgacgtgtgcacactgtcagccggtcagccaaacttcggcttacaccggctgcgctccgcctgcgctgacagtagacctggtttcagttggcgagctttcagcgcaccttcggcgaagccttttggcacgaaactgtcactgcgccaagctggatctgtcgacacctccccctgctgtgccgccacacccatctcagcgcacctcggtctcccaaactaccaaactgagcgcgcctcgggttgcgctgctcgaaactagctctgcgcggggttcgccaccctgcgctgcgccgggaaactagagccctttgtgTTTGGTCTGACAAATCGAGAGCAAGAGGTTGCACCTGAACCAAAACATACATGATTTGTGGACAAGCACCTGAACCACAGATGGACTGCATTTGGAATGTGCAACTCTACTGTATGTCATAACGTCATTCTACAGTGTCCGCACAGATGAGGCGTGATGGGGGCACTTTTCCTCAGCAGGTGTGCAACAGTTTCCATCAACTCTAGGTGTAATATAATGTGTCATGCCTTAAAAAGCTGCTAAATGCTGCTTAAAGGAGGAAACAGTCTGAAAGTAAGGTTCCTACTGCTTTAGTGCTTCATTTCAGTTTCCTTTAGCTTGAACAACACTCGCCACTCTTAAAGAAATGAGTTTCTGCCATCAGAGTTTTCGTTTGAGGTGAAAGAAAGGTGTTGGGAAGGCAAAAGGTGGAATTATTTAGAAAATGTGGATCCATCAATTATTGAGAAGTATCTTGCTTCTGTATTCTGACATGTTTCTGACACAAAGGCTGCATTTCATTTGTTGTTCAACATGCCCTTGATGACTTCCCCTTCATTGGCACTGGCTCTTGGGAGAATGCCACTCGCCATCTTAAGTGTCGTTTCATTTGTGTGAAAAACTGAGGGGAACTTGGTGAGCTTAACTCTCAGAGGGCTGAGGAAggcagtaaaaaacaactgtcacTCCAGCGTTGATATCACCAACACTGCACTGCAGTTATATGTTTAATGCAAGAaaaaatacatccatggttaGGGGGCAGTAATGTATGTAAAACTCCTGTCGCACCACCAAGCACGGAGAAGATGAATAAattggaaataaaacatttaataaaatgaataaattcacTATCTGACATGATATtaaatttcagtttttcttgTATATCGTATATATCTGTATAGGCAAGCGTACATGTGTATAGGTTCACTGCCCATCAGAAGTTTCTTGAGGAAATCTCATTGATAGCTGCATATTTTActggaaaaatgtcatataaCTGATTGCAGTTAATATTTACTTTCATTGTTGTACTGTTCAGTTTGTGAGATTTAGTTATTTCCAACATTATCTGtaaatgcataaaaaataactgttttgcAAGATATCATTAAAATGTAGCAACATTAGATATGATAATCATGGCACAGATCACAAACAGAGATTTGTAAATCAGAAACCGATGCAGCTAATTACCTAGTGCAGTTATTGCAATTATCCACAGAAGATGCCTTTGCCTTATTTAAATGAGTCTGCAAATACTCCCCTATACTTCCTACTACACTACTTCTGAGCGGTGATTGGAGGGGGCATTGGGggattttaaaaaatagtttacaattaaaaaatcactaaaatgtgtttcccaGAATAGtaaaagcagtgtgtgtgtgtgtgtgtgtgtgtgtgcagtgttcaTTTTTACTAATAAGTACACAGTATACAAAGCTATAAACACACAGGCCGTCTTTACTCAATCCTTTAGCAGTTACTAAAATGGTTACTGGTATTTAAGTAAACACCTAGAagaacagaaacaaatatacacacactttcataTGTGTTTACTTACTTctctgtgtacatgtgtgatAGCTGTTGCGAGCTCCAGCCCATCCAGCAGGTTGTTGCCATCATAATCGTGCATCTTGAAATAGTGCAGCTGAAGCTCCTGAGGTGACATGTCTGTCTCTGGTTTGTCTATCACTCCCTCTAAATGCTCCATGATGTGGCTGGAAgacaaaaaatgattaaaaaaccACAGAATGTTGCTACTGACTGAGTTCAAAGTTCACCACGCTGTGCAAATAAGTCCAGAACTGTGGCAGAGAGCATGGTGAATGTAGAGACATCACTCACTCTTTGTCCTGGACCATATTTTTGTCCAGGCGACCGTGACCAGTTATATGAGCTCCACTCTCTACTCCCGCTGGTGGGGGCTGCTGTGGATCCACCTGAGAGTGGACACACAGCAGATagcaggacaggaggaggagcagtgcCCCCCACTGTTCACTACACCTGCTGCTCCTCATTCTgctggacacacagacagaaagttAAGGACTCCTGGGCTGCATTTTACGCACCCTCTTTTTAACActaaatcagtggttctcaacctttttcatGCCAAGGACTCTTTAATTGATACACATTGCTTCATGGACCTCAATCTGAAAAGATCTGGCTTGTTTGATGTGATTGAATACTATAGTTGTGAACTGCAGTTAAAGAGATAACTGTGGAAGAACAAAAGTCCCTCTTTGACTGTTACTCACATTGAGCTCATGTCTGATGCAAACTAAGttgtgaaaataaactattccTCATTTTTCCAGGGAACACTGGAACTCCATCAAGGACCCCTGGGAGtccctggttgagaaccactgcactaAATGTACATATTTGTTTCTGAAACATTTTGTAATTCACATTTCTCGCACAATTTTCATTCACTTGTAACACTGATGTAATTAAATAATCCCTTTCAAAGGTTCTTAATTATAGCGTTCTTCTTGCTGTTTGCTCTTTAAACGTCGTATTAGAGCTGATTAGAGTGAGCTGGCTCTATCTGATCACTGCGCCATATTGCCAACAGCGGAGAAACCAATCAGTAAAGTCATGACTGTAAATCAAAGTGTTGTCGATACTCAGCCATATGGGCACCTTGTCCACAGGTACCGTTAAAACATTGGCTATCTTAGTAAAAATACTGGCTGAATAGCGATATTAAACTGCTGTGAAAATATCACATAGAGCTACATACTGTGTGTACCACGAGGTTACAGAACTAACGTTATCTTAGTATGAGACCAAAGTTAACGGAAACACTAACGTTAGCAAAAGGCTGACAGTAATAACATCTGCTAGCATGGAGCTTTGTTTCAGGGCTGCACTGAGAAACCGTGACCTATTTAATGCAAAAACAATACGAGACgtttaataatataattatcTGAAAGGTCGTTTTAATACTTACCTGAAAATATTTTGCATCCTCGCCTGACACCACAGACAGTTATGTTGTTTTCGTAGTTGGCTGGCAACAATGATCAGTCACAGCCTTTAAGGACCAAACGGCTTGCCGTAGCTCCACTTTGACACGACAGCTCATTATGATTGGTTAGAATTATCAAAGAGTATAAAACTAGAGCGAGATAATTCACTGCGGCAACGGCAACGTCCGTATTCGCTGAAACAGACAAAGTGgcaatatttgacaagttggaaaGGGAAATTGGGGtcgcaaaaaaag contains:
- the mcfd2 gene encoding multiple coagulation factor deficiency protein 2 isoform X2 encodes the protein MQNIFRMRSSRCSEQWGALLLLLSCYLLCVHSQVDPQQPPPAGVESGAHITGHGRLDKNMVQDKDHIMEHLEGVIDKPETDMSPQELQLHYFKMHDYDGNNLLDGLELATAITHVHREERGENSAPMKEEDLIILIDDVLKDDDKNNDGYIDYAEFAKSLE
- the mcfd2 gene encoding multiple coagulation factor deficiency protein 2 isoform X1: MQNIFSRMRSSRCSEQWGALLLLLSCYLLCVHSQVDPQQPPPAGVESGAHITGHGRLDKNMVQDKDHIMEHLEGVIDKPETDMSPQELQLHYFKMHDYDGNNLLDGLELATAITHVHREERGENSAPMKEEDLIILIDDVLKDDDKNNDGYIDYAEFAKSLE